The Anomaloglossus baeobatrachus isolate aAnoBae1 chromosome 7, aAnoBae1.hap1, whole genome shotgun sequence sequence atctcagcttgtctggctgagattaatgctgtcacacgtaattctgctctgcaagttgcgtctttgacttctcaagcgtcagctttttcttcctacgccatgaacgcagtcctagactgtgctagccgtacagctgtggcatccgctaactctgtggcagtccgcagggccatgtggctgcgcgaatggaaggcagactctgcctccaagaggtttttaaccggtttgccattttctggcgaccgcttgtttggcaaacgattggatgagattattaaggaatccaagggaaaggactcctccttaccccagtccaaacctaagagacctcagcaacggaaaatacaatcgaggtttcggtcctttcgtccctccaccaagccccaatcctcttcgtccagcaggccggagaaaggccagaggaactcctatgcgtggcggtctaagtcacggccccaaaaggccgcaggaggcactgcctccaaggcggcctcctcatgactctcggcatccccgagccgcatcctcgatcggtggcaggctctcccgctttggcgacacctggtggccacatgttcaagaccgatgggtgagagacattctgtctcactgttacaggatagagttcagctctcgtcctccggctcgtttcttcagaacctctccgccccccgctcaggccgacgcactttttcaggcagtggacgctctgaagacagaaggagttgtgatccccgttccccttcaggaacatggtcgcggcttttactccaacttgttcgtggtgccaaaaaaggacggatcattccgtcccgttctagacctcaagctactcaacagacatgtgagaaccagacggtttcggatggaatctctccgctcggtcatcgcctcgatgtcacaaggagacttcctagcatcgatcgacatcaaggatgcttatctccacgtgccgatcgcacccgaacatcaacgcttcttgcgtttcgccatcggggacgaacaccttcagttcgtggcattgcctttcggcttggcgacagccccacgggttttcaccaaagtcatggcttccgttgtggcagtcctgcactctcagggccactctgtgattccctacttagacgatctcctagtcagggcaccctcccgggtggcgtgtcaacacagccttaccgtcgctctggcgactctccagcagttcgggtggatcatcaacttcccgaaatccaagttgacaccgactcaatcactgacttacctcgggatggagtttcatacacagtcagcggtagtcaagctaccgcgggacaaacagctttctctgcagacaggggtgcaatcacttcttcggggtcagtcacaccccttaaggcgcctcatgcacttcctggggaagatggtggcagcgatggaggcagtgccgttcgcgcaattccatctgcggccactccaatgggacattctccgcaaatgggacaggaggtcggcttccctcgacaggaacgtctctttcccttacaaccaccaaggcggcactcgcagtcgtcaagccttccaggaagtccggcagattctgcagtgggtggaagccacagcctccaccatctccgcagttcacatcccgggcgtagaaaactgggaagcagattttctcagtcgtcagggcatggatgcgggggaatggtctctacacccagaagtgtttcgagagatctgtcgccgctggagaACAccagacgtcgatctcatggcgtcacggcacaacaacaaagtcccggcattcatggctcggtctcaggatcacagagctctggcggcggacgcgttagttcaggattggtcgcagtttcgactgccttatgtgtttcctcctctggcgatgctgcccagagtgttacgcaagatcaggtccaactgccgtcgcgccattctcgtcgctccagactggccgaggcggtcgtggtacccggatctgtggcatctcacggtgggtcaaccgtgggcgcttccagaccgcccagatttgctgtcacaaggcccgtttttccatctgaattctgtggccctcaacctgactgtggccattgagtcctggctcctagcgtcttcagggttatctcaggatgtcattgccaccatgagacaggccaggaaaccaacgtccgccaagatctattacaggtcttggcaaatcttcttatcctggtgctctgataacggttttcctccatggccgtttgccttacccacttttctttcattccttcaatccggaatggacaagggtttgtcactcggctctctcaagggccaagtatcggcgctctccgtattttttcaaaagcgcctagccaggcttccgcaggtccgcacgttcctgcagggagtttgccgcatagtcccaccttacaagcgtccgctggaaccctgggatcttaacagggtcctgacggctcttcagaaaccacctttcgagccgctgcgggatgtctctttatcacgtctttcgcagaaggtggcctttctagtggcagttacatcactccggagagtgtctgagcttgcagcgctgtcatgcaaagcccccttcctggtgtttcaccaggataaggtggttctgcgtccggtcccggaatttctccctaaggtggtatctccttttcatctcaatcaggatatctccttgccttcattttgccctaatccaattcaccaatgtgaaaaggatttgcactccttgGATCTGGttagagcactccgactctacgtgtctcgcacggcgcccctgcgtcgttcagatgcgctctttgtccttgtcgctggtcagcgtaagggtttgcaggcttccaagtcaaccttggctcggtgggtcaaggaaccgattctcgaagcctaccgttcttctgggcttccgcttccttcagggctgaaagcccattctaccagagccgtgggtgcgtcctgggcattgcggcaccgggctacggctcagcaggtgtgtcaggcagctacgtggtctagtctgcacactttcacgaaacactatcaagtgcatacctatgcttcggcagacgccagtctaggtaggcgagtccttcaggcggcggttgctcacctgtaagagggggccgtttcggctcttcttattgaggtattcttttacccacccagggactgcttttggacgtcccaattgtctgggtctcccaatggagcgacaaagaaaaagggaattttgtttacttaccgtaaattccttttcttctagctcctattgggagacccagcacccgcccctgtgcccttcgggctggttgttcttttgtgtacacatgttgttcatgttgaattgttcttttggttcatggttttcagttctccgaacatccttcggattgcatttaccctagaccaatttataagttttctccttcctgcttttgcaccaaaactgaggagcccgtgatgcatgggagggtgtataggcagatgggaggggttacactttttaaagtgtaatactttgtgtggcctccggaggcagaagctatacacccaattgtctgggtctcccaataggagctagaagaaaaggaatttacggtaagtaaacaaaattcccttcattttatagaatcattacacacagagggatctattcctatatattatatagaatcattacacacagagggatctatttctatatattatatacaatcattacacacagggatctatttctatatattatatacaatcattacacacagagggatctattcctatatattatatagaatcattacacacagagggatgtattcctatatattatatagaatcattacacacagagggatctattcttatatattatatagaatcattacacacagagggatctattcctatatattatatagaatcattacacacagagggatctattcctatatattatatagaatcattacacacagagggacttATTCCTATAtggtatatagtcattacacacagagggatctagtcctatatattatatagagtcattacacacagagggatctatttctatgtaTTATATAGTCATTTATTCATTTTCAGTTTGGAGCAGAGAACCGTTAAAAAAATATCTTCACTGCCATGATCCATGTTCCCTATATTCGGTGCCATGAGCCACGTTCCCCTATATTTGGTGCCATGAGCCACGTTCCCCTATATTTGGTGCCATGAGCCACGTTCCCCTATATTTGGTGCCATGAGCCACGTTCCCCTATATTTGGTGCCATGAGGCCACGTCCCCTATATTTGGTGCCATGAGCCACGTCCCCTATATTTGGTGCCATGAGCCACGTCCCCTATATTTGGTGCCATGAGCCACGTCCCCTATATTTGGTGCCATGAGCCACGTCCCCTATATTTGGTGCCATGAGCCACGTCCCCTATATTTGGTGCCATGAGCCACGTCCCCTATATTTGGTGCCATGAGCCACGTCCCCTATATTTGGTGCCATGAGCCACGTCCCCTATATTTGGTGCCATGAGCCACGTCCCCTATATTTGGTGCCATGAGCCACGTCCCCTATATTTGGTGCCATGAGCCACGTCCCCTATATTTGGTGCCATGAGCCACGTCCCCTATATTTGGTGCCATGAGCCACGTCCCCTATATTTGGTGCCATGAGCCACGTCCCCTATATTCGGTGCCCTGAGCCACGTTCCCCTATATTCGGTGCCCTGAGCCACGTTCCCCTATATTCGGTGCCCTGAGCCACGTTCCCCTATATTCGTTGCTTTGTGTCTAACAATTGTCCAATCCTTTTACTCCTCAATAACTAAATAAGTTATTTTCTTTTTAAGCCAATAAGCTACAAGAACCTAATATTCACAAAGTGACGGCCCGGGATACCCAAAGTGTCGCCTATAGAAAAAGTGCAAAGGATGCAGAGACGAGCGCTGGGCACTGGTTCGCACCATCCGGCAGTGGTTTTACCTTCGACTTCTTCCCAGATCAAGAGCATCAGACCACCGGGGGTAGAGCGGAGGATGAACTGGAAGACCATGCCAAGGAGGTGAAAATCACCGACCCACCAGTTAGCCAACCGGTCGGTGCTTTACATTTAGATGGTGGCTCAGAGTTCACCTTCAATTTCCAGATCACTGAAGAAACATGTAGCACTTCAGAGAGCTCCTCAGCTCCGCTGACTGTTGAGGGTGACCACCTTTGTGCCAACCATAAGACTGTGGATATAGTGCTGGAAAGCTCAGCACAGAAGTGCTCCAACATAGACATTGCAGCCAGCACCTCTGGGGTGTCACCTAATCGGACACAAATTGGTGAAGCTGAAGAAAAGCGCACATCAGACTCcccaaagaagaagaagaagaaaaagtcaAAGTCTAAAAACATGGAGGTGCAGACAAAAGTTAAAGAACCTAAAGAAGGTGTGGATCCACCCCTAAAGGAAGAACCTAAGGTAGgtgcacatgggggggggggtttattaGTGGTGTACAGTACTTGTAGGACCACCATCATTAATGGAGAGTGACTGTTATCTTCCATTTCTAAAGGGGCCTGCATAGAATTTGTAAAACATGGCTGCTTTATTCCAAAATAGGGCCACGTCCATCAATGGTTGGTGTCTGGTATCACAGCTCTGCTCCAATGAATGGGACTCAGTTGCAATACCCGACAGCCTCTGAACAGGTGTGGCGCAGTTACTAAAAGGATATTTTTTAATACTTTACAACCCTTTTATGCATTTTGTTTTTACAGTCTGGAGAGGACGAGCTGCGGAGGGAGCTGGACTGGTGCGTGGAGCAGCTTGAAACTGGACTACAACGTCAGAAATCCACTCCCAAACAAGGTGAGATGATATTGCCGATTCCCAGGGTTTTACACCATGCAGTTGTAGAAGCTAAAGTGGACCTCCAACTTTACAATCGCACTATAAGGAATTACCTGATGGGTATATGGATATGAATCGTGTATGTTATTCTCACCCTTAAATAGTGGACGAAGCGGTACGTGCCATTAAGACTTTGCGGAGTGCGAAAGTCCCATTGGTGAAGAAACGCCAAGTGATGCGGGTGATGTTTGGTGATTACCGCCACAAGATGGAAGAGGAGAGGGTTAAACAGCTGAGGCTGATGCAGGCCGGTAAGTAACTGGATGAGGCTTTACATGTTGTGCAGCCTACTGACACTGAGAACTttcagcatttaaagggaacctgtcaggtgcaatatgcccccagtaccacgagcagttctgggtgcatatttctaatccctgcctaactgtccctgtatctagtatcctagctaaagagatctatagaaaaagtatttctaaagatcctttatgatatgctaatgagcgcggggattaGTTGCAAGGGCATTGTATCCCTCAACtactccaccctcttagcatgttggcacacttactattcaatgcccatttcCCTGTGTCCATACCTTTGAATGTTGTCACCACTTCAGAACACgcagtttagggtcagtgcgcatgatcataaGTCCCCGCACttcccggtcatgcgcactatgaagctaggCGTATGCGCTCGAGCcgaagagaggtctagtgcgcataacCGGAGTGCTGAAGactagaagggggggggggggatataacgctcttgtgactagtccccacgCTTATTGGAATCTCCTAAAAggatctttagatatactttttataaagatccttttatctattctactagatgcagggattagcaatatggagacagaactgctcatggttctgggtgaatatcacacctgacaggttccatttaaaaagGGGGAGGTAAAGAGTTAAATTCTGATTGGGGATGTCCAAACACTACAATGGAGCTCTGAAAAGCGGTGGCAATGCACACCGCCTGTCTAGTCTGTCTATGgggctgctgcagactgcactagcTCTGTACTTGGCACTCCCATAGACTTGGTTGGAGCAGTGATGTGCATGCATATGGGGTATTTTGTAGCCCTTATTCTGGGGATCAAGCGGTCTCCTATCCTGTATTCATTATGTGATGGCCGCAGTGTCGCTATTAATCATTTGCTGCATTATTTTTCACAGCAGCTAAATCGGCAAAGATGAGTGAAGTGACTCTGACGGCGAGGCAAAACCGCAGCAAGGTTTTCCGGAAGCGTATTCACAAATCCCCAATGAGTGCGGCACCTACGTCGGCTGCACCTGCGCACACCCAGGGACCCTCCACCCAGAATACACCGCCGTCGTCCTCCACTGAGCAAGACTTCACCTTCACACCTTCCCAGGTGGCCTTCTGCTTTAACTTCTTCTAATGGAGAGTGCAGCATCACATGTCAGCCATATTCTTGGGGGACTTATCTGCAGCAATCACGTGCCTTTTACTTTTTGGACACCGACCAATCAGCCAATGAATGAGAAATTGGTGCCATTGTTTATTACAAGTTACATATGTGAATAATTTAGTTCaagaaacttcttttttttttttttttttttttttagcagcaaACGGGAGCATGTGGTTTTCTGGGTGCAGCAATTGTCCATTGTGTTCTGAATAAAGTGTTAAAAAGAGGAACTGTCCCCGAACATCTCCTGGGATTGTGCATTCAACGCTGACACCATGTTTTTTACAGGAGCCTTCATACATGTGACATATTCACCCTCCCAAAAaatgattgctttttttttttaatgtttatataTTGGCACAAAGAAAGTGGTACTTAACTACTCCACTTATCCTTTGCACCAATATTGATATTTCTTTGATCCAGAGTGAAGCTGACCATGTTACGAGGGGCGCTTTAGTTTCACAGGCTGAGTATGTCTGCTAGAGTTGCTTCCCCCAAACAAACTGGGAGTTGAAGTTTTGCAGCAGTTGCATAGTCGTAGtatcaggctatgtgcacacattgagtatttggtggtaGAAATTTACTACTTCTGCTTCTCTTGGCAAAACAAAAAAATCCTATGGCACATTATAACTGCATATGAGCGGCCAAGTAAACAAATAAAAACATTGGGCCCAAAACCTACTCCAAAATATTATAAAAACACAGAGGAAACTGAGTGATGTAGGTACAAAAgatataaaaatcacttttattgaTTGCTATTAAAATCGATTGAAAAATAACAAGTAAGCATATAGAATGCAGTTGGactcccaacgtacgtttcgcctataTTTCTGACTGCTTATTCATGGAGAGATGAATAAGCAGTCAAATATtaggtgaaacgtacgttgggggggAATTCCACCTGGAGGACAACTGCATTCTGCACTTTATCTGTACTGGCCCTTTGTTAGTTAAAACTTCTCACGATTTCCTTGCCTTTATTACTTGATTGAGCCATTGCTGCTGCTGGCGCTTAGGATGTTTTCAATTTGACAATAGTTTGGTGAATATGCTTCCCCAGTGCTGATCCAGTGTTTACCCACTGTTTTCTTTTGTGTCATGTCTATTATTTCATCATCACTTTGTTATGGTTAACCCCTTGTTGGCTATTGTACCTTCTATGATATACTTGTTCTTATGTGCATTTTTCAATCAATTTTAATAGcaatcaaaaattatttttatacattctgcttctcttggcaggaaaaatgcagagcAAAAATGTGTTATTCAATTGAATTTGATAGGTGAAAAAAAGCTTAAAGAGTTGACACACTGCATATTAttttgtgcaccaaatctgcaaggagatgtgcacaaaacttaaagggaacctgtcaccagatttggggcctataagctgcggccaccaccagtgggctcttgtatgcagcattctaacatcttttatataagagcccaggccgctgtgtagaatgaaaaaaaaatatcactttataatacctaaagtgcggtgcagactggtcggttgAATGTCAATACTTTGTGCCcggatcagggcagatcaaagtgtgcctgcgcaggatctcaatgccagctagtgtggatgacgtaggaagcgtcatgtacccaggctttagaaggaggacaaaggtggctgaaagaggaggcaccggtaccggagaacggaaacacccatccgaccagtttgCACCGTCCTTTTAGGTGagaattataaagtaatttttatgttctatacagcggcatgggctcttatatacagcattctaacatgctggtggtggtggccgcagcttatagtcgccaaatctggtgacgggttcccatTGACATtgtttttgtgacaaaactgcactcaaaatgcactgtgtgcacacagcctaacgccATTCTAGGAAAAGAAATCCTCCATTATTGCTGCCTTACGCCTTGTTTCCACTTGCGTTTTACATggacgagtgcgatccgataaaacatcagacttctctcactctagtgcaaaactagggGGCAGCGTTCATATGCGATTGATCTCTCATTCCACAGCTGCATGagcaatgaattgcagcatgctgtgctcTTTTGCAGCAAGTTTTGGCTCAcacactcccatacaagtctacgggagcgTGTGAAATATTGCCCTGCATTcatatgtcatccgactgcagtgcgatgtacacagacagacagcggaggagatggggagaaagtgctctctccctcttctctgcatctgtgatccgatcgcaagatggaatctcagtcgcatgaccctcgcagtagagggtcattagcatatcacttctgatgcttTCGCAATGGGAGCTATGGGCAAGTACAACCGAggtcttaaagggatattccacccTGCAAAAACAATTGGTCTATGGCTTGGATTCAGATTATAAGCGCAGTGGTGTACAACCAGCTAATCCTTTCAGTTCCTTCTTGCAGGTTGACGGGCACTGTACAACCCACACTTATCCGTGGATAGGTAATAATTTGAGACTGGAGTACTTCTTTAAGTTTAATTTTAGTCTACTGCCTTCTCATTGTGGTTACTAGTAAACTGGAAAGAAAAATgtggtgcaaatagggtcttatctgaggatAGTGGATAACATGGAGACATAAACAAGCTGCCCTGGGCTAGTTATGAAAGCCAGAACTACTGAGCCGGCAAAGACGGCTGCTGCAGCACCGCTGGGGGTAGCAGTatttcttaggcctccttcacacatccgtgtctccggtacgtgtgacatccgttttcacacgtaccggagacacgggcacatgtagactcaTTACAATAAATGGGtttgcacacgtgcgtgttttgccatggactgtgtgtctgtgtgctccatatgttgacatgtccgtttttctccagcaacaCGGATGTGATCagtgtcacatgtaccggagaaaacacacgtctgtgaaataaaattattttctacgctcaccttctccagcactgctgtctctgctgctgctgtcacttgcttctgaccccccactcattatgctcatcacatatGCAAGAcacagaggaccggaagcagcagcagcaccaggagGAGGGAGTCGGCGGGGTCGGAGactgtagatcagcaccacggataggtgagcagaaagttcctgttctccgggagaacacacgtgtgccaaaataacggcacacggagggcaatacgcaccttttatACGTCCGTGCAAAATGTgcatggttttcacggatgtgtgaaagaggccttaaagaagCAAAGATGGAATATTATACATGTtacttttgtcctgaagaaggagaaattgCTCTCGGAAATCACAATTTTATCATCTTGTCTGGATTTTTTTCCACGGACGCACGGCAAGATCCCGTCCTTGCTTCTTTAACCCTAGAacccgcaaccatagaaatctactctttcacatacctggggcctttttaggcctgtgtgcaaataacatggagtaactcaagtagaaatacttttcaaagtttatttgagatgtgaatatttcaaaacattataattatgtgcataaaacaaaaaaaaaaagcaattacaCCAACTTAAAACGCCCAATATATGCATGCTATAtaattcatatatatataatataaaatgtgtgtatatgtatatatatatattatatatatattatattatatatatgtattatatattatatatatatatatatatattaatacatatataatatataatacatatatataatatatataatatatatattatatatatacacacatacattttatttatttttatatattatataaaaatatatatgtgtaataaatatttatatatatattatatatatatgtgtaaaaaatatttatatatatatatatattatatatatatatatatatatgtgtgtgtatatatgtgtgtgtgtgtgtatatatatatatatataatataaaaatatatgtgtgtgtgtatatatatggatatatatatatatatatatatatatatatatatatatatatatatatatatatatatatatattacacacatatatgtatatgtgtgtggtatatatatatatatatataatatatatatatatatattatattatataatatatatatatatatattatattatatatatatatatatatatatatatatatatatatatatatatatatatatatatatatatatatatatatatatatatatatatatatatatatatataataaaaaatgtttttttgtcaaagttttttatataaaagttgtagtaaacatgatgcaggaatatttcttttcaaaaactttccttttcaacattactgattaccccaacaattttcaTATGTTATTTTTTCGGAAGAATtttccttgcagacattttgtccacaagtagtacagaaacgctcagatttcctttccttctttgctggacaaatataaaagcgctttctttttttttctcttggctctggatgttcccgaaaatgta is a genomic window containing:
- the C7H8orf33 gene encoding UPF0488 protein C8orf33 homolog isoform X2, with the translated sequence MNQVFGNYRLKMSEDRRLQGQKANKLQEPNIHKVTARDTQSVAYRKSAKDAETSAGHWFAPSGSGFTFDFFPDQEHQTTGGRAEDELEDHAKEVKITDPPVSQPVGALHLDGGSEFTFNFQITEETCSTSESSSAPLTVEGDHLCANHKTVDIVLESSAQKCSNIDIAASTSGVSPNRTQIGEAEEKRTSDSPKKKKKKKSKSKNMEVQTKVKEPKEGVDPPLKEEPKSGEDELRRELDWCVEQLETGLQRQKSTPKQVDEAVRAIKTLRSAKVPLVKKRQVMRVMFGDYRHKMEEERVKQLRLMQAAAKSAKMSEVTLTARQNRSKVFRKRIHKSPMSAAPTSAAPAHTQGPSTQNTPPSSSTEQDFTFTPSQVAFCFNFF
- the C7H8orf33 gene encoding UPF0488 protein C8orf33 homolog isoform X1 gives rise to the protein MEEAPKGTFEDELEWCICQLETGLLRRNPTPRQVEDTQRVLRVLRSRKAPFVKKRQVMNQVFGNYRLKMSEDRRLQGQKANKLQEPNIHKVTARDTQSVAYRKSAKDAETSAGHWFAPSGSGFTFDFFPDQEHQTTGGRAEDELEDHAKEVKITDPPVSQPVGALHLDGGSEFTFNFQITEETCSTSESSSAPLTVEGDHLCANHKTVDIVLESSAQKCSNIDIAASTSGVSPNRTQIGEAEEKRTSDSPKKKKKKKSKSKNMEVQTKVKEPKEGVDPPLKEEPKSGEDELRRELDWCVEQLETGLQRQKSTPKQVDEAVRAIKTLRSAKVPLVKKRQVMRVMFGDYRHKMEEERVKQLRLMQAAAKSAKMSEVTLTARQNRSKVFRKRIHKSPMSAAPTSAAPAHTQGPSTQNTPPSSSTEQDFTFTPSQVAFCFNFF